From the genome of Arthrobacter sp. SLBN-122:
AGGGGCTCAGGGCCACCGGCGCCTCGCTCGCCCGGGCCTGGCGCCAGCCCGGCACACGGCTGGGGATGTGGAGCCACTTCACCATCCAGTTCAGCGGTACCGTGTTCGCGATGACGTGGGGCTACCCGTTCCTGATCTCGGGCCAAGGACTGGATGCCGGTACCGTTGCCGCCCTGATGGCGCTGTATGTCGCCGCAGCCATGGCGGTGGGCCCGTTCATCGGCCGCTTCGTTTCGCGCCACCCCCTGCGCCGTTCCACCATGGTGCTGCTGATCGCCGGAGCCACCGCCGCAGCATGGGCCGCGGTGCTGCTGCTGCCCGGACGCGCCCCGCTGTGGCTGCTGGCCGGCCTGGTGGTGGTGCTCGCAATCGGCGGCCCCGGGTCCATGATCGGCTTCGACTTCGCACGGACCTTCAACCCCGCGCACCGGATCGGCACCGCCACCGGCATCGTCAACGTTGGCGGCTTCATCGCGGCCCTGGTGTCCATCTTCCTGATCGGCCTGGTGCTCGACGTCCTCTACGCCACCGGATTTTCGCAGGGGGTGCTCTACGGCCTGGCCCCCTTCCGGCTGGCCCTGAGTGTCCAGTTCCTGCTCCTGGCTGTCGGTGCCGGGGCCATCCTGGCATCCCGGCGGAAGGTACGCCGGCAGATGGCCGCGCAGGGGATCGTGGTTCCGCCGCTGCGCAGCGCCATCGCCCGGCAGCGCCGGGAAAGCCTGGCCCGCCGCCGCCAGTCAACGCCCGACGACTGAGCCTGTCCCCGCCACTCTTCCTCCACCGCGGGCTGGTTACCCACATAGCCGGCTTGGCCCCTGCCCGCACCACCGCCGGCGGCGAATGCTGGAGCCATGACAGCTTCAGACCGATTAATAGTCCGCGGGCCGGAAGACATTCTTGGCTTCATTCCACATTCGCTGGGGTACTGGCCAGAGGCCAGCCTGGTGGCCATGACGCTGCACGGCACCAGGCTTGGAGCCACGCTCCGGCTTGACCTCCCGGGGCCGGAGATGGAGACGGCCCCGGCCCTTTTTGCACGTGCCGTCCGTCGCTACCTCGCATCAGACCAGGACGCTGACGGCAGTTTGCTGGCTGTCTTCACCAGCGACGCAGGAATGGTCCGGCCATCCCCGTATGACTTTCTGCTTTCCACAGTGCAGGGTGTGCTGGGCCAGGCCGGGATGCCCGTCCGCGATGCCTGGTTCGTGGGCGATGAGTACTGGCGGGACGCCCTGTGCAGCGATGCCTCGTGCTGCCCGCTCCCGGGACGGCCGCTGCAGGAGATCAGGGACAGCATGCTCAATACGGAAATGGTGTACCGGGGCAGCAGTGTTGGACCCGCTCCGAGAGCCGCGCGCGGGCCGGAAGTCCAGCAGGCGCCAGTCCCCGCCCTGCATCTGGCGGCCCTCCTTGAGGCGCAGGCCGCCTGGGAGGCTGAGCTTGGCGGGCAGTCCCGGAGCAGGGCGCACTTCACTGCGGTGCTTGACTTCTGGGAGAGCCTGCTTGACCGGACCCACGCCGGTCCATGGATTCCGGACGTTGAGCGGGACGCCTTCCTTCGCGCCACACTGATCGTTCCCACCTGGCGCGATGCCGTGCTCGTGATGGCCGCGGCCGGCAGGGCTGCCGCAGAGGCAGGCGCGGAACAGTTCGGCGTCCTCTCGGACGCGAGTGGGGACGGCAGCGGCCATTCCGTGGTGGCGGTGCCGTTGATGCCACCGGCGGAACCCGCCGGCGCTCGGCAGGGGTCAACGAAAGAGGGGACAAGGGAACCGGGGGTGGGAGGGCCGCGGGCATCGAGGCGTGCGGCCGGGAGGCGGCACACGATGCCCGGTGCCGCGTCCGGCTCCGTTCCTGCCGGCTACGGTGAGGTCCTCATGGGACTGGCGCCGGACGTGCCGGACTGGGCGGGCCTGGACGCGCTGGACCGGATTCTGGGAGAACTGGCGGTGCCCGGCGGGACCCCGGCCGCCGCAGCGCTGACGCTCCGTGGCTGGGTGGCCTGGTGCCGCGGCCGCGGCTCCTACGCCGCTGCCCACCTGGGCCAGGCCCTCGGGATCGAGCCGGAATACCGGCTTGCCGAACTCCTGCTGGACCTCGTGGGCAGGGGCACGCTCTGTGGCTGGGCCGCACGGAAGGAAGCCGCCTGGCAAAAATTCCGGACCGATCCCGCGGGGCAAAAGGAAACGCTGTGAACCGGGGCCAACCGGCCTGAAGAGCGGAGGACATGGGGCCGGCCGGGGCGGGCCGGCCGGGGGCAGCAGGAATGGATGGCGGCACGGGAGGCCGGATCCGGGCAAATCGTGAGACAATGGATGCCGAGACCCGGTTGGGTCCGTGTATCGAGTGCTTGTAACCGTCCCCGCAAGGGAACATTACAGCCGCTCCGGGAGTTGTCTTAAGTGACTCTGCCGGCCGTGGTGGTGCTTGGTTTTCACCACGGACTTGACAGGGTCATAGTGGTGTTGCCCGTATGGTGATTCCACAGACCACCGCTAGAAAGGTTTTCTGTGACCCCGTCTTCCACGAAGAAGGATTCCGCCGCCCAGGATGTCTTGTCCCCTGAGGAGAAGCAGGCCGCGACCAATGCCAAGCGGGCAGCTACGCGGGCAGCCAACAAGGCTTCGGCCGGCGAGGCTGCAGGCGACGGCAAGCGCGAGCCCAAGAAGCGTGGGCCCAAGCCCGGCGCCAAGGCCGCAGCCGAGGCTGCGGGAAAGTCGGCCGGTGACGTTGACCCGGATGAGGTCGAAGACGTCGAGGAAGACCTCGACGACGTCGTCCTCGAAGGTCCCGAGGCAGCAGAGGACACCGACGCCGATCCCGTCAAGGGTGCCGCCGGCAGCGGCAAGGGCTTCGTCTACTCTGACGCGGACGACGATGACGCCCCGGTGCAGCAGGTCATGTCTGCCGGCGCCACGGCTGACCCCGTCAAGGACTACCTGAAGCAGATCGGTAAGGTGGCACTGCTCAACGCGGAGCAGGAAGTCGACCTTGCACTGCGGATCGAAGCCGGGCTGTTCGCCGAGGAAAAGATTGCCGCAGACGACGGATCCATGGATCCGAAGTACAAGCGCGAACTCGAATTCATCATCCACGACGGCAAGCGCGCCAAGAACCACCTGCTGGAAGCCAACCTCCGCTTGGTGGTCTCGCTGGCCAAGCGCTACACCGGCCGCGGCATGCTGTTCCTGGACCTGATCCAGGAAGGCAACCTTGGCCTGATCCGCGCTGTGGAGAAGTTCGACTACACCAAGGGCTTCAAGTTCTCCACCTACGCCACCTGGTGGATCCGCCAGGCCATCACCCGCGCCATGGCCGACCAGGCCCGCACCATCCGTATCCCGGTGCACATGGTTGAGGTCATCAACAAGCTGGCACGCGTCCAGCGCCAGATGCTGCAGGACCTGGGCCGCGAACCTACGCCCGAAGAGCTGGCACTGGAACTGGACATGACCCCGGAAAAGGTGGTCGAGGTCCAGAAGTACGGCCGCGAGCCGATTTCGCTGCACACCCCCCTGGGTGAGGACGGCGACTCCGAGTTCGGCGACCTGATCGAGGACTCCGAAGCTGTTGTTCCGGCCGACGCCGTGAGCTTCACCCTCCTGCAGGAGCAGCTGCACTCGGTCCTGGACACCCTGTCGGAACGCGAGGCCGGCGTGGTCGCCATGCGGTTCGGCCTGACGGACGGGCAGCCGAAGACTTTAGACGAAATCGGAAAGGTCTACGGGGTCACCCGCGAGCGGATCCGCCAGATCGAGTCCAAGACCATGTCCAAGCTCCGCCACCCCTCCCGGTCGCAGGTGCTGCGGGACTACCTGGACTAGGTCTCTTCCGGACAGCCAAGCAGGGGCTGTTCCCGAATCCACTCAAGGTGGGTTCGGGAGCAGCCCCTGCTTTGTTTCCAGCTGCCGCGGCCAGCGTCTGTCCCGGTGCAGTTAAACGCCCGCGGGGCCCTTCCGGATTGGAAGGGCCCCGCAGGTTCGTTGTTACCGATGCCTCATCTAGTCGATTTCCACGGCAGCTTTCTCGTGAAGCTTTCCCGTCTCGTCGTGCCAGTCGGAGCTCAACGGCTTGAGCGTCGCCTCGACTGCACGGGCGTGGTGGCCGCAGAACAACAGCTCACCGCCGGAGGACTCGAGTACAACCCGGACATATGCCTGAGCTCCGCAACGGTCGCACCGGTCGAGTGCGTTTAGTGTGCGGTCTGCCACTGCTGTTGTCATGTCGGCCTCCTTAGTAGATCAGTACATCTATATAACCAGTATTCGTATCCGAACCATCGCAAGGATGGGGCAAGTTCGCTGTCCGCGTATCCGCAAGGTTAGGTCAAGAATTGCCCAGTCCCGCGCATCACGGGGGCTGGTGGCGCGCCGCACATGGCCCGGAGGGTGTGGCAGACGCCTGCGGCCGCTGCCGCCGACTACTCTTGAAGGTGCGGTCCCAGCGCCGCTTCCACGTCCCTGAAGGAGTTCATCACCAGTGGCACCAAGCTCTGAGTACACCGCCCGGCACCTCTCCGTACTGGAGGGCCTCGAAGCCGTCCGCAAGCGCCCGGGCATGTACATCGGCTCAACCGACTCGCGTGGCCTCATGCACTGCCTCTGGGAGATCATCGACAACTCTGTGGACGAGGCGCTGGCCGGGTTCGGCCACGATATCCGCATCATCCTGCACGCTGACAACTCCGTGGAGATCCACGACGACGGCCGCGGCATCCCCATCGACAAGGAACCCAAGACGGGACTCTCCGGCGTCGAAGTGGTGTTCACCAAGCTGCATGCCGGCGGAAAGTTCGGCGGTGGCTCCTACACCGCTTCCGGCGGCCTGCACGGTGTGGGCGCGTCCGTGGTCAACGCACTTTCCTCCCGGTTGGACGTCGAGGTGGACCGCGGCGGCAAGACGTACAAGATGTCCTTCCGCCGCGGTGAGCCCGGCCGCTTCAAGGACACCGGTTCCCGCGTGGATCCGGCAGCGCCGTTCACTCCCTTCGTTGATGACTCGGTGCTGGACATCGTGGGCAAGGCCAAGCGCGGCGTCACCGGGACCCGAATCCGCTACTGGGCGGACCGGCAGATCTTCACCCCCGATGCCAGGTTCTCCTACGAGGACCTGGTTGCCCGTGCCCGCCAGACCTCCTTCCTGGTACCGGGCCTCAAGCTCACCGTGCGGGACGAGCGCAAGCTCCCTGGAACCCCGGGCGAAGCGGGCCCCCATGAAGAGGTCTTCCACCACGACGGCGGCATCTCCGAGTTCGTCGAGTTCCTCGCCGCGGACCCGGCCGTCACGGACGTGTGGCGGCTGCACGGGTCCGGGAAGTTCAAGGAGACCGTCCCGGTCCTGGACGAACGGGGGCACAGCCAGCTGGCCGAGGTTGAACGTGACTGTGAGGTTGACGTGGCGCTGCGGTGGGGCATTGGCTACGACAGCACCGTGCGCAGTTACGTGAACATCATCGCCACCCCCAAGGGCGGCACGCACCAGTCCGGGTTCGAACAGGCGCTGGTCAAGACGTTCCGGAAAGCCGTGGAAACGAACGCCCGCAAGCTCAAGGCCGGAAACGACAAGATCGAAAAGGATGACATCTTCGCCGGCCTCACAGCGGTGCTGACCGTACGGCTGGCCGAACCGCAGTTCGAGGGCCAGACCAAGGAGATCCTCGGCACCAGCGCCGTGCGTGCCATCGTGGCAAGGGTTGTGGAGCGTGAGATCTCCGCCAAACTGTCCTCCAGCAACCGGAACGACAAAGCCCAGTCCGCCCTGCTGCTGGAAAAGATCGTCAGCGAGATGAAGTCCCGCATCTCGGCGCGCGTGCACAAGGAGACCCAACGGCGCAAGAATGCGCTGGAAACCTCCTCCATGCCCACCAAGCTTGCCGACTGCCGCACGGACGACGTCGAACGTTCCGAACTGTTCATCGTGGAAGGCGACTCCGCGCTGGGCACCGCCAAGCTGGCCCGCTCCTCAGACTTCCAGGCCCTCCTGCCCATCCGCGGCAAGATCCTCAACGTCCAGAAGGCGTCGGTGGGGGACATGCTCTCCAACGCCGAATGCGCTGCCCTTATCCAGGTGGTGGGCGCGGGCTCCGGCCGCAGCTTCGACATCAGCGCCGCACGGTACGGCAAGGTGATCCTCATGACCGACGCCGACGTCGACGGCGCCCACATCCGGACCCTGCTGCTGACCCTTTTCTTCCGCTACATGCGGCCCATGATCCTGGAGGGCAGGGTGTTCGCCGCAGTTCCACCGCTGCACCGGGTGGAGGTCATCAACGCAGGCCAGAAGGCCAACGAAATGATCTACACCTACTCCGAGGCGGAACTCCATGTCCTGCTGGCCCGCCTGGCCAAGGAAGGCAAGCGGTACAAGGAACCCATCCAGCGGTACAAGGGCCTGGGGGAGATGGACGCCGAGCAGCTGGCGGAAACCACCATGGACCCGCGGCACCGCACCCTGCGCAAGGTGGGGATCGAAAACGCGCAGCAGGCAGAGGAGATCTTCGACCTGCTCATGGGCTCCGACGTTTCCCCGCGCAAGGACTTCATCATCGCGGGCGCGTCCAGCCTTGACCGGGAGCGCATCGACGCCTGATTGAAGGCAAGTCCAGTGCGCCGGGGTCAGCCCAGCAGGCCTGGAACCACCAGCAGCACCGTGGGCAGCGCCAACAGCAGCACGGAGCCGGCCAGGACGGCGCTGCGGACGGCGGCGGGAAGCTGGGGCTGGGGCGTCAGGAGGCGGCTGACCCGCGAGGCTGCGGTCCTGACCGCGTCCGAGCCCGGTCCGCCCGATGCCGCTTCCAGCCCTGACAGGGCGAGCGTGGGTGAGGACGGCCGGATGTCCCCGGCGCCGGCGTTTCCTGCCGAGCCGCTGGCCACGATGGCGATCGCCTTGATGAGGGTCGCCTTGCTCTCGGTCCGCAAAGCAACGTCGTCGGCCAGCATCTCGATCAGCGAGTTGACGGCTTCCTGGGCAAGCCTGGTGGTGGGAAGCCAGGGGAGCGCCTGGCGCCAGGCAGCAAAGGCCCACAGCAGCAGGTGGTGCCGTTGGCTCAAATGGGCGTTTTCGTGGATCAGGACGGCCCGCAGCTCGGCCGGTTCGAGGGCGGCCATCAGGCCGTCAGACAGGACGGTTACGGAGCGGGCGCCGCCTGGAAGGCAGTAGGCCACAGGGGAGTCGTGGCTGATGACCAGCGTCCCCGCATCCTGGGCCGACGGGGAGGCCAGCAAAGCCAGCAGTTCGCGGTGCCGGCGCCGCTGCCGCTGGATTTTGTAGTACGTCAGCAGCAGCGTGAACACCAAGTGGGCCGTGAGCAGGGCAGCGGTGGACAGCGCAAAGATATGCCAAAAGCCCAGCGCAGTGGTGGGGGCATTGAAGAACACCATTCCTGCCAATGCGCGGAGCCCTGCGATGAGGTTGTCACCGATGGGTTCCAGGCCGTAGACCAGCATGGCGCCGATCATGGACAGTCCACCTGCGAGCGCAATCGCCTGCCACAGCAGCATGGCCGTGAACGGCGACCTGGCCGGCCATTGTGCCCGCGACAGGAGGATCGGCACCGGCCAGGCCAGGATTATCGCAAGGACCGCCAGCAGGTATGAGGCCCAGAACATGGTGTGTTAGAGGTGGCCCAGCAGTTTGCGCAGCGTCTCGGCTTCACCTTCGGACACGGACCCGATGAAGCGGGCCAGGACGGCCTCGCGGTCAGGGGCTGATCCCAGGACTTCGTGCATGAGTTCGGCGGTGTGGTCCGCACGGCTGGACACGGCCTGGTAGCGGTGCGGGCGGGTTCCGCGTTCGCGCTCCACCAGCCCCTTCTTTTCCAGGCGGGAGAGTACGGTGAGCACCGTGGTGACGGCCAGCTCCTTGCCTTCGTGGCCCGGCCCGCCCTGCGCCGCGGACGTGCGCGCCAGCTGGTCCCTCAGGGTATTGGCCGTAGCCGCTTCCTGGCCCGCCCAGAGCAGGTCCATGACTGCCCGTTCCAGTTCACCAAGACTAGCCATTTCACTTTTCCTTTTATTTCCCGCACCGTGCTCTTTGAATGCCGGTGACGTCACGCGGTTTGTTCAACTACATCACTAAATCTACCCCGAAACCGCCCCGGATTCTACATCGGGTAGAACATGTGGCGCGCCGGCGCTTGCCGGTCCATGTATGGGAAGGGCGTTGGTTTTCGCCCGCCGGCGCCAATGTTCTACACTATGTAGAAGTTACAGTTCTACGAAGCGTAGAAAACTGCATCGGCCAACAGTAGGGACCGCCATGGACGCCTTGGAAATCGCACGCTGGCAATTCGGTATCACCACGGTCTACCACTTCATGATGGTGCCGCTGACCATCGGCCTGGGCCTGGTGGTCGCCGTCATCCAGACCGCCTGGTACCGCACCGGCAAGCCAGAGTACCTGCGCATGACCAAGTTCTGGGGAAAGCTGTTCCTCATCAACTTCATCATGGGCGTGGCCACCGGCATCGTGCAGGAATTCCAGTTCGGCATGGCATGGAGCGAGTACAGCCGGTTCGTGGGGGACGTCTTCGGTGCCCCGCTGGCCCTTGAAGCCCTCTTGGCCTTCTTCGTCGAATCCACGTTCCTTGGCCTGTGGATCTTTGGCTGGAAGCAGCTTAAGCCCGCCATCCACCTTGCCTGCCTCTGGGTGGCCGTCATCGGGTCGGCCCTTTCCGCCTACTTCATCATCGTGGCCAACAGCTGGATGCAGCACCCGGTGGGTGTGGAAATGATCAACGGCCGGCCCGTCATGACCGATGCCTGGGCCGTGTTCACCAACAACACGGCGCTGGTTGCCGTCCCGCACACCCTCTTCGGCGCCCTGGCTGTGGCCGGCGGCTTCCTCCTGGGCATCGCCTGGTACCACCTCTGGCGGAGGCGGCACGACGGCGTTGACACCGTGGGTGCCGACGGCAAGGTCATCCCCGGTGAAGACGTCCGCATCCCCGGCCGTGACCGTGCAGACCACAGCGTGTGGATCCGGTCCCTGCGGATCGGCGCCGTGGTGGCCATGATCTCCTTCGCCGGCACCGCGGTGACCGGCGACCTGCAGGGCAAGCTGATGTTCCAGCAGCAGCCCATGAAGATGGCAGCCGCGGAGGCAGCCTGCCACGACGGCACCGGCTTCTCAGTGCTGAGCATCGGCAACGTGGGTTCCAGGAACTGCGACGACGTGGTGGCCGTGATCGAGGTTCCGGGCATCCTGTCCTTCCTGGCCAAGGGCGACTTCACCACCGAGGTCAAGGGTGTCAACAGCCTGCTGCCCGAATACAAGGCCAACTACGGAACCAACCTGCCGGACAATCCCATTTACGGTGAGCGCGCGGGCCAGGAGATCGAATACGTGCCCGTCATGGAAGTCACCTACTGGGGGTTCCGGATGATGATCGGCTTTGGCGGACTCGCTGCGCTGGCCGCACTGGTGGCGCTCTGGCTCACCCGCAGGGGAACCGTGCCGGAGCAGCGGTGGCTGATGCGGCTGGCTGTCTTCGGCATCCTCGCCCCGTTCGGCGCCAACGCCGCCGGCTGGATCTTCACCGAAATGGGCCGCCAGCCGTTTGTCGTGGCGCCCAACCCCGACCCCAGCGGCATCGACCAGGTGTTCATGTTCACCGCCGCCGCCGTCTCCCCGGGGGTCTCCGCAGGGGAACTGATCGCCTCGCTGGTTGCCCTGACCGCCGTCTACGCAGTCCTGCTGGTGGTGGAAGTCAAACTCCTGGTCAAGTACATCCGCGGCGGGGTGCTCTCCGCAATGCCCGAACTCGGCCACGCACCGGTGGACGAGAACGAGGACGCGACACCGGGCCCCGGCGGCAACGGTGATACAAAACCCGCCGACGACGTCCTGGCCTTCGCCTACTAGCAGAGGAAACACACAATGGAACTGCTTCCCACCATTTGGTTCATCGCCATCGCGGTGCTGTGGACCGGCTACCTCTTCCTGGAAGGCTTCGACCTGGGCGTGGGGATGCTGATGAAGCTCTTTGCCCGCAACAACACGGAGCGCCGTGTGCTGCTGAACACTATCGGGCCTGTCTGGGACGGCAACGAGGTGTGGCTCCTGACGGCCGGCGGCGCCACGTTCGCAGCCTTCCCGCTCTGGTACGCGTCGTTGTTCTCCGCGCTCTACCTCCCCCTGCTGGTGGTCCTGCTGGCCCTCATCTTCCGGGCCGTGGCGTTTGAGTACCGCGGCAAGGTGGACAGGGACAGCTGGCGGAACCGGTGGGACTGGGCCATCGCCCTGGGCTCGTTCTTCGCCGCCTTTGGCGTGGGCGCTGCGCTGGCGCTCACCACCACAGGTCTTCCGCTGAACGCCAACGGCGACCGTGAAGGCGGCCCCATGGCCTGGTTCAGCGGTTACGCCCTGCTGGGCGGCATCGCCGTGGTGGGCTTCGCACTGCTCCACGCCCTGGCGTTCCTGGCCCTCAAAACGGATGGGGAGATACGGCACCGCGCCCGCCGGTGGTTCGTGCGGCTCCTGCCGGTCCTGCTGCTGCCCATCGCAGCATGGGCCCTCGCCATCCAGTTCATGGCCGGCAAACCGTGGACCTGGGCCGCCGTCGTCCTGGCCGTTGCTGCTGCCGCTACAGCCTGGCTGCTGGCCCGGAACGGCTCCGAAGGCCGGTCCTTCCTGGCCCTGGGCGCCTTCCTGGTGCTCGGCACGGCGTCCATCTTCGGGGCCGTGTTCCCGGTGGTGCTGCCCTCCACGCTGGACAGCGCCTTTGACCTCACCATCTCCAACGCCTCCTCCTCGGACTACACGCTGGGGCTGATGAGCATCGTGGCAGCTGTGGGCCTTCCCCTGGTGATCGCCTACCAGGCCTGGACCTACTGGGTCTTCCGCCGCCGCGTCAGCGCCGCCCACATCCCGGAAGCCCACAGCTTCCTCCCGGCGGTGGCCGCCAAGGCGTTCACCACCAAGGGCTGACGTGCGGCCCGCCTTTCCTGCCGGTCCGGCAACCCGTTCGGCCATCTACTGGCTGGGAGTCCTGGCCGCCCTCAAGGCCCTGTCCCTGGTCCTGATCGGCCAGGCCGTGGCGTCCGCCCTGGCCGGCCTGGTAGCCGGGGACCCTGCCTGGGCAACCCAGCTCCCTGCCGGGCTCGCCGGCGTCGTCCTTCGCTCGCTGACCGTCTGGGGCCAGGCCGTCGCCGCCCGCCGCGCAGCGCTGGGGGTCAAGGAAGAACTCCGTGCGGAGCTGCTGGAACGCGCCCTCCGCACGGGCGTCAGGTCCTCAGGCCCGGGCGACGGCGGCCTGGCGGTACTGGCAACCCGCGGACTGGACGCCCTGGACAGCTACTACACGCAGTTCCTTCCCGCGCTGGTTAACTGCGCGGCCGTGCCACTGCTGCTGGGGGCCCGGATCCTCTTCGCGGACTGGGTGAGCGCGCTGGTCATTGTCCTCACCGTGCCCCTGATCCCGGTGTTCATGGTGCTGATCGGCCGGTACACCGAGGACAGCGTCCGCGAGGCGCAGGCATCGCTGGCCCGGCTGGGCGCCCACATGCTGGAGCTCGCCAAGGGCCTGCCGGTTTTGGTGGGGCTGGGCCGGGCCACCGCCCAGCGCAAGGCCCTGGAGGAAATCTCCGACGAATACCGCACCCGCACCATGGGCACCCTGCGGACCGCCTTTCTGTCCGCACTGGCCCTGGAACTCATCGCCACCATTTCGGTGGCCGTTGTGGCCGTCTTCATCGGGGTCCGGCTGGTCCACGGCGACATGCCACTGGAAGCCGGCCTGCTGGCGCTCCTCCTGGCACCGGACTGCTATCTCCCGCTGCGCGAACTGGGCACCGCCCACCACGCCAGCGACGACGGCCGGGTGGCGCTCGCGGAAACCGCCGCCGTCACCGGCGGACCCGAGCCAACACCCCTGCCGGCGGCCAAGGCCGGCAGGCCGGGTGCCCCGCTGGAGGTCACCGGACTTACCGTGACCTACGCCGGACGGTCCGAAGCAGCCGTGGGACCCCTCACCTTCACCGCGCCGCAGTACAGGATCACCGCCCTGGACGGACCCAGCGGCGCGGGCAAGAGCACCATCCTGGGCGTGCTGGCCGGAACCATCGGCACCGGCGACGGGACGGGCATCACCGGATCCATCCGCGGACTGGACCGCAGTACCGTGGCCTGGGTGCCGCAGCACCCCGTCATGGTGGCCGGCACCGTCCTGGACGAGGTGCTGCTGTACCTTTCGCCGGAGGCCGGCCGGGGGACGGACCGGTTGGCCGCAGAAGAGACTGCCCGCCGCTGCCTTGACCGATCCGGAGCAGCCCACCTGGCCGCGAAGCACCAGGCGGAACTGAGCCCTGGCGAGCTGCGCCGCGTGGCCCTGGCCCGCGGGCTGGCCAGGATCGAGGCCGGTGCCGCCCTCCTGCTGCTGGACGAGCCCACGGCCCACCTGGACGATGCTTCCGCCCTCGTTGTGGAGGACGCCATCCGGCGGCTCCGTGGTCAGGCCACCG
Proteins encoded in this window:
- the cydB gene encoding cytochrome d ubiquinol oxidase subunit II, encoding MELLPTIWFIAIAVLWTGYLFLEGFDLGVGMLMKLFARNNTERRVLLNTIGPVWDGNEVWLLTAGGATFAAFPLWYASLFSALYLPLLVVLLALIFRAVAFEYRGKVDRDSWRNRWDWAIALGSFFAAFGVGAALALTTTGLPLNANGDREGGPMAWFSGYALLGGIAVVGFALLHALAFLALKTDGEIRHRARRWFVRLLPVLLLPIAAWALAIQFMAGKPWTWAAVVLAVAAAATAWLLARNGSEGRSFLALGAFLVLGTASIFGAVFPVVLPSTLDSAFDLTISNASSSDYTLGLMSIVAAVGLPLVIAYQAWTYWVFRRRVSAAHIPEAHSFLPAVAAKAFTTKG